The Mammaliicoccus sciuri genome window below encodes:
- the rnhC gene encoding ribonuclease HIII, whose amino-acid sequence MANIVKTIDSNTINQLIKQYNMETKNLPTGTLARKKIKSTQVQIYRSKKIMFQGKDAEQVASEVLKENITSSPSKSTPVTKKYEFDIHNTIGSDEAGSGDYFGPLTVCAAYVSKQNAKILKEIGVMDSKSLTDPKIVELAEQIIQICPHSLIVLDNPNYNTKQAEGWSQVKMKAVLHNQAIKNVISRIDEEELEQIVIDQFVQASTYERYIIGQMPRKDITHFETKGESKSIAIAAASIIARYALVKHMDQLAKSLNIIIPKGASNKVDLEAAKIVQKYDMQQLDKITKTHFKNRDKVLDLINRKRRN is encoded by the coding sequence GTGGCAAACATCGTAAAAACAATTGACTCCAATACAATCAATCAACTTATAAAACAATATAATATGGAAACAAAGAACTTACCAACTGGCACTTTAGCCCGCAAAAAAATAAAAAGTACACAAGTCCAAATATACCGTTCAAAAAAAATAATGTTTCAAGGTAAAGATGCAGAACAAGTAGCAAGTGAAGTACTTAAAGAAAACATAACGTCATCACCTTCTAAATCAACACCTGTTACAAAAAAATATGAATTTGATATACATAATACAATTGGTAGTGATGAAGCAGGCAGTGGCGATTATTTTGGCCCACTGACAGTATGTGCAGCATACGTATCTAAACAAAACGCTAAAATTTTAAAAGAAATTGGTGTAATGGACTCCAAGTCTTTAACTGATCCTAAAATTGTAGAACTAGCTGAACAAATTATACAAATATGCCCTCATTCTCTAATTGTACTTGATAATCCCAACTACAATACAAAGCAAGCAGAAGGTTGGAGTCAAGTTAAAATGAAAGCAGTCCTTCACAATCAAGCTATTAAAAATGTCATCTCAAGAATCGACGAAGAAGAATTAGAACAAATTGTAATTGATCAGTTCGTACAAGCAAGCACATATGAACGATATATTATTGGCCAAATGCCACGTAAAGACATTACACACTTTGAAACAAAAGGTGAATCAAAATCAATCGCAATTGCTGCTGCTAGTATTATTGCGAGATATGCACTTGTTAAACACATGGATCAATTAGCGAAATCTTTAAATATCATTATCCCTAAAGGCGCAAGTAATAAAGTAGATTTAGAAGCAGCAAAAATCGTCCAAAAATATGACATGCAACAGTTAGATAAAATTACGAAAACACATTTTAAAAATAGAGATAAAGTATTAGACCTTATTAATCGAAAAAGGAGAAATTAA
- the pheS gene encoding phenylalanine--tRNA ligase subunit alpha, with translation MSLREKLSELRQDALVRINEAKAERSLQDVKVNYLGKKGVITGLMKEMKELPKEERPEFGQLVNEVRKAVEKEIEAKQVLLEEEALNQQLENETIDVTLPGRKVSLGAKHPLTKINEDLEDLFIGLGYEIVEGYEVESDYYNFEALNLPKSHPARDMQDTFYISEEILMRTHTSPVQARTLEKRNGVGPVKIICPGKVYRRDSDDATHSHQFTQIEGLVVAENIKMSDLKGTLELLARKLFGKDREIRLRPSFFPFTEPSVEVDVSCFKCKGKGCNVCKQTGWIEVLGSGMVHPNVLEMAGFDSNKYSGFAFGLGPDRMAMLKYGIEDIRHFYTNDVRFLEQFKPVEDGGEA, from the coding sequence ATGTCATTACGAGAAAAGTTATCTGAATTAAGACAAGATGCGCTTGTAAGAATTAATGAAGCAAAAGCAGAAAGATCATTACAAGACGTGAAAGTAAATTATTTAGGTAAAAAAGGCGTGATTACGGGCCTTATGAAAGAAATGAAAGAATTACCTAAAGAAGAAAGACCAGAATTCGGTCAACTTGTGAACGAAGTACGTAAAGCTGTTGAAAAAGAAATCGAAGCTAAACAAGTACTTTTAGAAGAGGAAGCATTAAACCAACAATTAGAGAATGAAACAATCGATGTAACGTTACCTGGTAGAAAAGTAAGTTTAGGTGCGAAACATCCACTAACTAAAATCAATGAAGATTTAGAAGATTTATTTATTGGTTTAGGTTATGAAATCGTTGAAGGTTATGAAGTAGAATCTGACTATTATAACTTTGAAGCACTTAATTTACCGAAGTCTCATCCAGCACGTGATATGCAAGATACTTTTTATATTTCAGAAGAAATCTTAATGCGTACACATACATCTCCTGTACAAGCGAGAACTTTAGAAAAACGTAATGGTGTTGGACCAGTTAAAATTATCTGTCCAGGTAAAGTTTACCGTAGAGACTCTGATGATGCGACGCACAGTCATCAATTCACACAAATTGAAGGTTTAGTCGTAGCTGAAAATATCAAGATGAGTGACTTAAAAGGAACATTAGAATTATTAGCACGTAAATTATTTGGTAAAGATCGTGAAATTAGATTAAGACCAAGTTTCTTCCCATTCACTGAACCATCAGTTGAAGTAGATGTGTCATGTTTCAAATGTAAAGGTAAAGGATGTAACGTTTGTAAACAAACAGGTTGGATAGAAGTTCTTGGTTCAGGAATGGTACATCCAAATGTATTAGAAATGGCAGGCTTTGATTCAAATAAATATTCTGGATTTGCTTTTGGTTTAGGACCGGATAGAATGGCAATGTTGAAATATGGAATTGAAGATATTAGACATTTCTATACAAATGACGTGAGATTTTTAGAACAATTTAAGCCTGTAGAAGATGGTGGTGAAGCATAA
- the pheT gene encoding phenylalanine--tRNA ligase subunit beta: MLVSKEWLSEYINIDANTEDLAEKITRSGIEVDSVTHYGDDIKKLVVGHVLSKEKHPEADKLNICKVDVGEEEPVQIVCGAPNVDKDQYVIVVRVGGRLPGGVKIKRAKLRGEVSEGMICSLQEIGIDPNVMPKKYADGIYVFSNEPTPGSDALEALLLNDDVLDFDLTPNRADCLSMLGAAHEVSALYGNDIQYPNTSLDETEEQASQSLSATVQDQEGVPFYAARVIKNVTIAPSPSWMQSRLMKAGIRPINNVVDVSNYVLLEYGQPLHMFDQDQIGSDQIVARYAHENEKITTLDNVERELLTSDLVITNGEEPIAIAGVMGGDFSEVTENTQNVVIESALFNATNVRQTSRRLGLRSEASSRFEKGIASERVLDALDRAAKLLQDIAGGTVLSEVVSDGTLPELSRTIDITIQDVNQLIGFDLSTDEINTIFNRLGFETIVSGDAFKVEVPSRRNDISIKADLIEEVARIYGYDQLPSTLPNFDNATAGYLTDNQLKTRKVKEILEGAGLDQAITYSLVRKDVAQNYTLEQQEVVELMMPMSEDQAVLRQSLLPRLVDATRYNVARKNKNVALYELGKVFYSNGKDQLPTEVEFLSGILTGQYTGNKWQQKDEPVDFFLVKGIVERLAEQLNLTFTYEATTLDLLHPGRTAYVKLNDEVVGLIAELHPKVEKENDLDRTYVFELNFTKILGQPVGKIEYEAIPKFPGVSRDIALVVNTEVTAATLIHTIYENGADILNNAEVFDVYEGEHMEPGKKSVAIRLDYLDVNETLTEDNVSAVHEQILTALEQNGATLRA, encoded by the coding sequence ATGTTAGTAAGTAAAGAGTGGTTAAGTGAATATATAAATATAGATGCTAATACTGAAGATTTAGCTGAGAAAATTACAAGAAGCGGTATTGAAGTTGATAGTGTTACACATTATGGAGACGATATTAAAAAATTAGTCGTTGGACATGTGCTTTCTAAAGAGAAACATCCAGAGGCAGATAAACTGAATATTTGTAAAGTGGATGTTGGTGAAGAAGAACCCGTACAAATCGTTTGTGGTGCACCAAATGTGGATAAAGATCAATATGTCATCGTTGTAAGAGTAGGTGGTCGTTTACCTGGTGGCGTTAAAATTAAAAGAGCTAAATTACGTGGTGAAGTATCAGAAGGTATGATTTGTTCATTACAAGAAATAGGTATTGATCCAAATGTTATGCCTAAAAAATATGCAGATGGTATTTACGTCTTCTCAAATGAACCAACGCCTGGTAGTGATGCACTAGAAGCATTATTGTTGAATGACGATGTATTAGACTTTGATTTGACGCCAAATAGAGCAGACTGTTTAAGTATGCTTGGTGCTGCGCATGAAGTGAGCGCATTATATGGCAATGACATACAATACCCAAATACTTCTTTAGATGAAACTGAAGAACAAGCTAGTCAATCATTATCAGCGACAGTTCAAGATCAAGAAGGTGTTCCATTTTATGCAGCTAGAGTTATTAAAAATGTAACAATTGCACCATCTCCATCATGGATGCAGTCTAGATTAATGAAAGCTGGCATCCGTCCAATTAACAACGTGGTAGATGTTTCGAATTACGTGCTTTTAGAGTATGGTCAACCGTTACACATGTTTGATCAAGATCAAATTGGATCAGATCAAATTGTTGCACGTTATGCACATGAAAATGAAAAAATCACAACATTAGATAATGTTGAAAGAGAACTACTAACTTCAGACCTTGTTATAACAAATGGTGAAGAACCAATTGCAATCGCTGGTGTCATGGGTGGCGATTTCTCAGAAGTTACAGAGAACACTCAAAATGTCGTAATCGAAAGTGCATTATTTAATGCTACAAATGTTAGACAAACATCAAGACGATTAGGCTTAAGAAGTGAAGCTTCAAGCAGATTCGAAAAAGGTATTGCGAGTGAAAGAGTACTCGATGCTTTAGATAGAGCAGCAAAATTATTACAAGATATTGCTGGTGGAACTGTGTTAAGTGAAGTTGTATCAGATGGTACTTTACCAGAATTGTCTCGTACGATAGACATTACAATACAAGATGTTAACCAATTAATCGGTTTTGATCTTTCTACAGATGAAATTAATACAATATTTAATCGTTTAGGATTTGAAACGATTGTATCTGGAGATGCCTTTAAAGTAGAAGTGCCATCAAGAAGAAATGATATTTCAATTAAAGCCGACTTAATCGAAGAGGTTGCGCGTATTTACGGATACGACCAATTACCTTCAACATTACCAAACTTTGATAATGCAACTGCTGGCTATTTAACAGATAACCAATTGAAGACACGAAAAGTTAAAGAAATTCTTGAAGGTGCTGGTTTAGATCAAGCTATTACGTATTCATTAGTTCGTAAAGATGTTGCTCAAAACTATACTTTAGAACAACAAGAAGTTGTAGAACTTATGATGCCTATGAGTGAAGATCAAGCTGTATTACGTCAAAGTTTATTACCTAGATTAGTTGACGCTACACGTTATAACGTTGCGCGTAAGAATAAAAACGTTGCTTTATATGAACTTGGTAAAGTGTTCTATAGTAACGGAAAAGATCAATTACCAACAGAAGTTGAATTTTTAAGTGGTATTTTAACAGGACAATATACAGGTAATAAATGGCAACAAAAAGATGAACCTGTTGATTTCTTCTTAGTAAAAGGTATTGTAGAACGTCTTGCAGAACAATTAAACTTAACGTTCACTTATGAAGCGACGACATTAGACTTATTACATCCAGGTAGAACAGCATACGTTAAATTAAATGATGAAGTTGTTGGTTTAATAGCAGAATTACATCCGAAAGTTGAAAAAGAAAATGACTTAGACCGCACTTATGTGTTTGAGTTAAACTTCACAAAAATCTTAGGACAACCTGTTGGCAAAATTGAATACGAAGCTATTCCAAAATTCCCAGGAGTTTCAAGAGATATTGCACTTGTGGTTAACACAGAAGTTACGGCAGCTACACTTATTCATACAATCTATGAAAATGGTGCAGATATATTAAATAACGCAGAAGTATTTGACGTTTACGAAGGCGAACATATGGAACCAGGCAAGAAATCGGTCGCAATTCGCTTAGATTATTTAGACGTAAATGAAACATTGACAGAAGATAACGTTTCAGCAGTACACGAGCAAATCTTAACAGCATTAGAACAAAATGGTGCAACATTAAGAGCATAA